A window of Anaerosoma tenue contains these coding sequences:
- a CDS encoding CapA family protein encodes MRVIRAIAIGAVVVLATAALTVAGLTWLPGLVVADADTISAAEAWPSATAERPVPRPVPPVERITIAAVGDLMAHMPQVTSASVPGGYDFTPCFAFVEPEIASADLAIGNFETTLAGADRGFSGYPTFNTPDEFAQAAAGAGFDVLTTANNHVLDRGPSGVERTLDVLDGLGVRHTGSARTADEAGRILVEDVRGVRVAVLAYTYGMNGFTAPADRPWMVNVIDEAAMADAVMEARPVADIVVVSIHNGVEYRRQPSERQQRLEEAMIEAGADVVLGSHPHVIQPMETVEVTDEDGAQRTGFIIHSLGNFVSNQRERYRNTGLVLRLGFEKDLEEGVTSLSFVEYVPVWVDDTDDSGREHRVLPIRAALDDADYPGVTSDDRAKMQQAWDDTTSHLGGTPDTSGPAGRVLFYGEPDVQRP; translated from the coding sequence GTGCGTGTCATCAGGGCCATAGCGATCGGTGCCGTCGTCGTGCTGGCGACCGCTGCGCTCACGGTCGCCGGTCTCACGTGGTTGCCCGGACTCGTGGTTGCGGATGCGGATACGATATCGGCTGCGGAGGCGTGGCCTTCCGCGACTGCCGAGCGCCCGGTCCCCCGGCCGGTGCCCCCGGTGGAGCGCATCACCATCGCGGCGGTGGGAGACCTGATGGCGCACATGCCCCAGGTCACGTCCGCGAGCGTCCCCGGAGGCTACGATTTCACCCCGTGCTTCGCCTTCGTGGAGCCTGAGATCGCCTCGGCCGACCTGGCGATCGGGAACTTCGAGACCACGCTCGCCGGCGCGGACAGGGGGTTCAGCGGGTATCCCACGTTCAACACCCCCGACGAGTTCGCGCAGGCTGCGGCTGGCGCCGGCTTCGACGTGCTCACCACCGCGAACAACCACGTGCTCGATCGGGGTCCGTCGGGTGTGGAGCGGACACTGGATGTCCTGGACGGGCTTGGCGTCCGACACACGGGCAGCGCGCGCACCGCCGACGAGGCCGGACGGATCCTGGTGGAGGACGTACGCGGCGTCAGGGTCGCGGTCCTGGCGTACACGTACGGCATGAACGGGTTCACCGCGCCTGCCGACAGACCGTGGATGGTCAACGTCATCGACGAAGCCGCGATGGCCGATGCCGTCATGGAGGCGCGGCCGGTCGCGGACATCGTGGTGGTGAGCATCCACAACGGCGTGGAGTACCGCCGCCAGCCGTCGGAGCGGCAGCAGCGGCTTGAAGAAGCGATGATCGAGGCGGGAGCCGATGTCGTGCTCGGCAGCCACCCGCACGTGATCCAGCCGATGGAGACGGTGGAGGTCACGGATGAGGACGGCGCGCAGCGCACGGGGTTCATCATCCACTCCCTGGGCAACTTCGTGTCCAACCAGCGAGAACGCTACCGGAACACCGGCCTCGTGCTGCGTCTCGGGTTCGAGAAGGATCTCGAGGAGGGCGTGACCAGCTTGTCGTTCGTGGAGTACGTGCCTGTGTGGGTGGACGACACGGACGATTCGGGCAGGGAGCACCGCGTGCTGCCGATACGTGCCGCGCTCGATGATGCGGACTACCCGGGCGTCACGTCCGACGACCGCGCGAAGATGCAGCAGGCGTGGGACGACACAACGAGCCACCTCGGGGGCACACCCGATACGTCCGGGCCGGCCGGACGGGTGCTCTTCTACGGCGAGCCGGACGTGCAGCGGCCCTAA
- a CDS encoding aldo/keto reductase — MLTGITDTVQLANGVKMPRLGLGTYRSAEGGDVERSVLAALELGYRGIDTASLYGNEAGIGKAIAESSIPRAGVFLASKVWNDEQGYASTIEAFERSLDRLGTDYLDLYLVHWPREETPETWRAMEKLYSEGLVRAIGVCNHLEHHLESLIASAETAPMVNQYEFHPWLQQPSVRRYCQERGIVVQAWAPIMKGRVGEVPELVAIGERHGKSPAQVAIRWLLQHDVVTIPKSVHPERIAENADVFDFQLDTAEMAAIDDLDRGERFGPEPDRGGDR; from the coding sequence ATGCTGACTGGGATAACGGACACCGTGCAACTCGCCAACGGCGTGAAGATGCCCCGTCTCGGGCTGGGGACGTACAGGTCTGCCGAGGGCGGGGACGTGGAGCGATCAGTGCTGGCCGCCCTCGAGCTGGGCTATCGCGGCATCGACACCGCGTCGCTCTACGGCAACGAAGCGGGGATCGGCAAGGCCATCGCCGAGAGCTCGATACCCCGCGCCGGGGTCTTTCTCGCGAGCAAGGTGTGGAACGACGAGCAGGGGTACGCATCCACGATCGAGGCGTTCGAGCGCAGCCTGGACCGCCTCGGCACCGACTACCTGGACCTCTACCTCGTCCACTGGCCCCGCGAGGAGACGCCCGAGACCTGGCGGGCCATGGAGAAGCTCTACTCGGAGGGGCTCGTGCGCGCCATCGGCGTGTGCAACCACCTCGAGCACCATCTGGAGTCGCTCATCGCGAGTGCGGAGACGGCGCCGATGGTCAACCAATACGAGTTCCACCCATGGCTCCAGCAGCCGTCAGTGCGACGCTACTGCCAGGAGCGCGGGATCGTGGTGCAAGCGTGGGCGCCGATCATGAAGGGTCGCGTCGGCGAGGTGCCCGAGCTCGTGGCGATCGGCGAGCGTCATGGGAAGAGCCCCGCACAGGTGGCGATCAGGTGGCTGCTCCAGCATGACGTGGTGACCATCCCCAAGTCGGTCCACCCCGAGCGCATCGCCGAGAACGCCGACGTGTTCGACTTCCAGCTGGACACGGCGGAGATGGCTGCCATAGACGACCTCGATCGCGGCGAGCGGTTCGGCCCGGAGCCTGACCGCGGGGGCGATCGTTAG
- a CDS encoding phosphoribosyltransferase yields the protein MFVDRRDAGRRLAAVLEGRIGHDALVLGIPRGGVIVADEVARALGLELDCEVVRKMGAPGDPEYAIAAVDADGAVVGNATAWADEAYVHRAAEAARVEIARRLATYRKDRPLPLIVGRHVVLVDDGVATGLTVAAAVQSLKRRQASRVTVAAPVASPAAEELLQGMADEVVVVWVDPRFRAVGQYYERFDQTSDDEVIDTLESAWSRG from the coding sequence ATGTTCGTCGATCGCAGAGACGCGGGCCGCCGCCTCGCGGCGGTCCTGGAGGGACGGATCGGCCACGACGCGCTCGTGCTGGGCATACCGCGGGGAGGAGTGATCGTTGCCGATGAGGTGGCCCGGGCGCTCGGACTCGAACTCGACTGCGAGGTGGTGCGCAAGATGGGTGCGCCGGGCGATCCCGAGTACGCCATCGCGGCGGTGGATGCCGACGGCGCTGTGGTGGGTAACGCCACCGCCTGGGCGGACGAAGCGTACGTCCATCGCGCCGCCGAGGCCGCCCGCGTCGAGATAGCCCGGCGGCTTGCGACGTACCGCAAGGACCGGCCGCTTCCACTGATCGTCGGCCGGCACGTCGTGCTCGTGGACGATGGTGTCGCTACGGGACTGACGGTGGCAGCAGCTGTGCAGTCGCTCAAGCGACGGCAGGCGTCACGGGTGACGGTGGCAGCCCCCGTGGCCTCTCCTGCAGCCGAGGAGCTGTTGCAGGGGATGGCGGACGAGGTGGTGGTCGTCTGGGTCGATCCGAGGTTCCGTGCGGTAGGGCAGTATTATGAGCGGTTCGACCAGACGTCGGACGACGAGGTGATCGACACCCTCGAGTCGGCGTGGTCTCGCGGCTGA